A region from the Volucribacter amazonae genome encodes:
- a CDS encoding YqaJ viral recombinase family protein — MIDGLITLDCEQGTEEWLAARLGIPTATGIKHIVTASGNKSSGWTGYLAELVAESIEHTADTIKTPAMERGNQLEPLARSAYEFLTGNTVVQVGGVYLNQARELMISPDGLMPELKKGLEIKCPKMKTHIVYLLEGGVPNEYIIQVQSALWVTGYETWDFVSYCPEYQPQPLYLYTVKRDEKLMNAFDTYIPEFIKALRVLKEN, encoded by the coding sequence ATGATTGACGGATTAATTACTTTAGATTGCGAACAAGGAACTGAGGAATGGCTTGCCGCAAGGTTAGGCATACCCACTGCTACAGGCATAAAGCATATTGTGACAGCGAGTGGTAATAAATCATCAGGTTGGACAGGCTATCTTGCGGAACTTGTAGCAGAAAGCATAGAACATACTGCCGACACGATAAAAACGCCCGCTATGGAGCGAGGTAATCAGCTTGAGCCTTTAGCTAGAAGTGCTTACGAATTTCTAACCGGCAATACCGTTGTTCAAGTAGGCGGTGTGTATTTAAACCAGGCAAGGGAATTAATGATAAGCCCTGATGGTTTAATGCCTGAGTTAAAAAAAGGGCTTGAAATTAAATGCCCTAAAATGAAAACCCACATTGTTTATTTGCTTGAGGGCGGTGTCCCTAATGAATACATCATTCAAGTGCAATCCGCATTATGGGTAACTGGTTATGAAACTTGGGATTTTGTAAGCTACTGCCCAGAATATCAACCACAACCGCTTTATTTATACACCGTTAAACGTGATGAAAAATTAATGAACGCTTTTGATACTTATATTCCTGAGTTTATTAAGGCGTTGAGGGTGTTGAAAGAAAATTAA
- the bet gene encoding phage recombination protein Bet, translated as MSTTLQSLTQKLANRFEIADGSDLMLTLKNTAFKGNVNDSQMTALLIVANQYGLNPWTKEIYAFPDKNNGIVPIVGVDGWARILNENPQFDGIEFDLDDEKCTCRIYRKDRSKPISVTEYMSECYRNMGPWQTHPKRMLRHKAMIQCARLAFGFTGIYDQDEADRIAENNKEPINVTPKANILEGQAIELISAEQIEEIKQLVEVTSSNMDGLLAACGVKNIESIPKAMTEKVLKKLKDKLNQQQIRDDGIDGEDVPL; from the coding sequence ATGTCAACAACACTTCAATCCCTAACTCAAAAACTTGCCAATCGGTTTGAAATTGCTGATGGTTCAGATTTAATGCTAACCCTAAAAAATACCGCATTTAAAGGCAATGTGAATGATAGCCAAATGACAGCACTCTTAATCGTGGCTAATCAATATGGGCTTAATCCTTGGACAAAAGAAATTTACGCTTTCCCTGATAAAAATAACGGCATTGTCCCGATTGTTGGGGTGGATGGTTGGGCAAGAATTCTAAACGAAAATCCGCAGTTTGACGGCATTGAATTTGATCTTGATGATGAAAAATGCACTTGTCGCATTTACCGTAAAGACCGTTCCAAACCCATTTCAGTTACGGAATATATGAGCGAGTGCTATCGTAATATGGGACCTTGGCAAACCCACCCTAAACGAATGTTACGTCATAAAGCGATGATTCAATGTGCAAGATTAGCCTTTGGGTTTACAGGGATTTATGATCAAGATGAAGCTGATCGCATTGCAGAAAATAACAAAGAGCCGATCAATGTTACCCCTAAAGCAAATATCCTTGAAGGACAAGCGATTGAGCTTATTTCCGCCGAACAAATCGAGGAAATTAAGCAATTAGTTGAGGTAACTTCATCAAATATGGACGGCTTGCTGGCGGCTTGTGGCGTGAAAAATATTGAAAGTATTCCAAAGGCGATGACGGAGAAAGTGTTGAAAAAACTCAAAGATAAACTTAATCAACAGCAAATTCGTGATGACGGTATTGACGGTGAGGACGTGCCATTATGA